A single window of Nocardia sp. NBC_01327 DNA harbors:
- a CDS encoding DUF6412 domain-containing protein produces the protein MPIDFSDQALVLKFLTASILLFMLPVTVGSAAHAMAAAVVVVVVAIAAALISRSTRSTGYSRIKERDDALTTTSYRHSDPDAAGQVRARAPGLSIAAA, from the coding sequence GTGCCCATAGATTTCAGCGACCAGGCTCTGGTCCTGAAGTTCCTCACTGCCTCGATTCTGCTGTTCATGCTGCCGGTCACAGTCGGGAGCGCGGCCCATGCGATGGCTGCGGCCGTTGTCGTAGTAGTGGTGGCGATCGCGGCCGCGCTGATCAGTCGTTCGACACGATCCACGGGCTACTCGCGGATCAAAGAACGTGACGACGCCCTGACAACAACCTCGTACAGGCACAGCGACCCCGACGCCGCCGGGCAGGTGCGAGCGCGCGCTCCAGGTCTGAGTATCGCGGCGGCGTAG
- a CDS encoding decaprenyl-phosphate phosphoribosyltransferase gives MSEEPTTIELDEAVLTGPPKTLAGGLTKAVRPRQWVKNVLVLAAPLAAGTIPGTDTLAISDLTRDLHIGIAFVVFCLAASGIYLVNDSLDIEADRAHPTKRFRPIAAGVVPVNLAYALSVVLLIGSILLSFVATWQLAVVMAAYVGIQLAYCFALKHQAVLDICIVSSGFLLRAVAGGAAADIVLSQWFLLIAAFGSLFMAAGKRYAELKIALDTGAKIRKSLQYYTPTYLRFVWTLSGTAVVVFYGLWAFEADHKDNPWFAISMIPFTICILRYAVDVDGAQAGEPEEIVLGDRTLQVLALACAAAIGVAVYLT, from the coding sequence ATGAGCGAAGAGCCGACCACCATCGAACTCGACGAGGCCGTCCTCACCGGACCGCCCAAGACCCTGGCCGGCGGCCTGACCAAGGCTGTGCGGCCACGTCAATGGGTGAAGAACGTTCTGGTATTGGCGGCGCCGCTGGCCGCGGGGACGATTCCGGGCACCGACACCTTGGCCATCTCCGACCTCACCCGCGACCTGCACATCGGCATCGCGTTCGTGGTGTTCTGCCTGGCAGCCTCGGGCATCTACCTGGTCAACGACTCCCTCGACATCGAGGCCGACCGGGCTCATCCGACCAAACGCTTCCGGCCGATCGCCGCTGGTGTGGTTCCGGTGAATCTCGCCTATGCGCTGTCGGTGGTGCTGTTGATCGGCTCGATCCTCCTGTCGTTCGTGGCGACGTGGCAGCTGGCCGTGGTGATGGCGGCCTACGTCGGAATCCAGCTCGCATACTGCTTCGCGCTCAAGCATCAGGCGGTACTCGACATCTGCATCGTGTCGTCGGGGTTCCTCCTGCGCGCGGTCGCCGGTGGTGCGGCGGCCGATATTGTTCTGTCGCAATGGTTTCTGCTCATCGCGGCCTTCGGCTCGCTGTTCATGGCCGCGGGCAAGCGCTACGCCGAGTTGAAGATCGCCCTCGACACCGGAGCCAAGATCCGCAAGTCGCTGCAGTACTACACACCCACCTATCTGCGTTTCGTCTGGACGCTGTCAGGTACGGCGGTCGTAGTCTTCTACGGGCTGTGGGCGTTCGAGGCTGATCACAAGGACAACCCGTGGTTCGCAATCTCGATGATTCCCTTCACGATCTGCATCCTGCGATATGCGGTCGACGTCGATGGGGCTCAGGCCGGTGAACCCGAAGAGATCGTGCTGGGTGACCGCACTCTGCAGGTATTGGCCCTCGCGTGTGCCGCAGCAATCGGCGTGGCCGTCTACCTCACCTGA
- a CDS encoding epoxide hydrolase family protein codes for MIDDLRERLRRTRRVTTPWSADETRGITGTRLDELLERWANGYDWSVHERRIAELPWVTVQAGDAELRVIHRRSVSPGAPVVVLLHGWPDSVLRFERVLPLLADMNVVVPALPGFPFAAPLEGSGMSVNRIAEIVADALAELGYARYTLSGGDVGGTVAEILAAQHPDRVAALHLTNIAPLRALTADRAVLAPDAVAYLDRGAHWFRSEGGYIAEQSTRPNTLAVALGDSPAGLAAWIVEKLESWSDASAFTEDELLTWVTAYWATGAIGTSFANYVEPATLPGRIDTPTVLSVFPRDIKPEPRSYAEAFLNICDYVEHPAGGHFAAWEQPEAYAADLRRAVQLGE; via the coding sequence ATGATCGATGACCTACGGGAACGACTCCGGCGGACGCGACGTGTCACGACGCCGTGGAGTGCCGACGAGACGCGGGGCATCACCGGAACTCGCCTCGACGAACTGCTCGAACGCTGGGCAAACGGATACGACTGGAGCGTGCACGAGCGCCGCATCGCTGAGTTGCCGTGGGTAACAGTGCAAGCGGGCGATGCTGAGCTCCGGGTGATCCACCGGCGGTCCGTGTCACCCGGTGCCCCGGTCGTCGTACTACTGCACGGCTGGCCCGACTCGGTGCTGCGGTTCGAGCGCGTCCTGCCGTTGCTCGCGGACATGAACGTGGTGGTTCCCGCGCTGCCGGGCTTCCCGTTCGCGGCCCCGCTCGAAGGTTCAGGCATGTCGGTCAACCGGATCGCCGAGATCGTCGCGGACGCACTGGCCGAGCTCGGTTACGCACGCTATACGCTGTCCGGCGGCGACGTAGGTGGCACCGTCGCGGAAATTCTTGCGGCACAACACCCGGACCGGGTTGCCGCCCTGCACCTCACGAACATCGCCCCACTTCGGGCGCTCACGGCGGATCGCGCGGTGCTCGCGCCCGACGCGGTGGCCTACCTCGACCGGGGGGCGCACTGGTTCCGGTCGGAGGGTGGATATATCGCCGAACAGTCGACGCGGCCGAACACTCTCGCCGTCGCGCTCGGCGACTCACCCGCGGGCCTCGCGGCCTGGATCGTCGAGAAACTGGAGTCCTGGTCCGACGCTTCGGCTTTCACCGAGGATGAACTGCTCACCTGGGTCACCGCCTACTGGGCCACCGGCGCGATCGGCACCTCGTTCGCCAACTACGTCGAACCGGCCACTCTCCCCGGCCGGATCGACACGCCGACAGTGCTTTCCGTCTTCCCGCGCGATATCAAACCGGAGCCTCGAAGCTACGCCGAGGCGTTCCTGAACATCTGCGATTACGTGGAACACCCTGCGGGCGGCCACTTCGCAGCGTGGGAACAGCCCGAGGCGTACGCGGCCGACCTACGTCGAGCGGTCCAGCTGGGCGAGTGA
- a CDS encoding TetR/AcrR family transcriptional regulator, translated as MTLRNAAATKQRILEHAQRQFAQNGYAATTVKGVADAAGVSPNLITRYFGGKEGVFLAATRVEIPVSNSFDGDRSELGSRLAASIVERWFGAPEEDPLLVLQRASGERPEAAEALAAFLDTNSLEPLYRYLRDGGLDDADARARAAAIDAFVLGVSTRRRVLRSELGDPAELQAWLSATIQRLTDG; from the coding sequence ATGACTTTGCGAAACGCGGCAGCCACCAAACAGCGCATCCTGGAGCATGCGCAACGCCAGTTCGCGCAGAACGGATACGCGGCGACCACGGTCAAGGGGGTTGCCGATGCGGCCGGCGTCTCCCCCAATCTCATCACCCGCTACTTCGGCGGCAAGGAGGGCGTCTTCTTGGCGGCGACGCGGGTGGAGATCCCGGTCTCGAATTCCTTCGACGGCGACCGTTCCGAGCTGGGTTCGCGCCTCGCGGCGAGCATCGTCGAGCGCTGGTTCGGTGCGCCCGAAGAGGATCCACTGCTCGTGCTGCAACGCGCGTCCGGCGAACGCCCCGAAGCGGCGGAGGCGCTCGCCGCGTTCCTCGATACCAACTCGCTGGAGCCGCTGTACCGCTACCTGCGCGACGGCGGCCTGGACGACGCCGACGCCCGCGCGCGAGCCGCGGCGATCGACGCCTTCGTGCTGGGCGTATCGACTCGTCGACGGGTTCTGCGTTCAGAACTCGGCGACCCTGCTGAACTCCAGGCCTGGCTGAGCGCCACCATCCAACGCCTCACCGACGGGTGA
- a CDS encoding TetR/AcrR family transcriptional regulator, whose protein sequence is MTDPQNARGRRTVGALLAATRDIIENDGMPALTMAAVAERAGVTRRAVYLHFATRTDLVMALYRSLGETDDLAESLQAVWDTPDAVSGLREWAAHLVRSHLRILAVLRALEQAQHTDLDAAALWRTTQGNWLKGSRRVVERLAGEGKLAPHLSVDAATDLLWALMSLDLLDRLAHQRRWSNKRLTEQLTAMFIATFVAPS, encoded by the coding sequence GTGACCGACCCGCAGAACGCCAGAGGCCGCCGCACGGTCGGCGCCCTGTTGGCGGCAACCCGCGACATCATCGAGAACGACGGCATGCCCGCGTTGACAATGGCGGCCGTCGCCGAGCGCGCGGGCGTCACTCGACGAGCCGTCTACCTGCATTTCGCAACGCGGACCGATCTCGTCATGGCTCTCTATCGCAGCCTCGGTGAGACCGACGACCTCGCGGAATCGCTGCAGGCCGTGTGGGACACCCCCGACGCCGTGTCGGGTCTGCGTGAATGGGCCGCGCACCTGGTGCGATCACACCTGCGAATCCTGGCGGTGCTACGCGCTCTGGAGCAGGCCCAGCACACCGACCTGGATGCGGCGGCGTTGTGGCGGACCACCCAGGGGAATTGGCTCAAGGGCAGCCGCCGCGTCGTGGAACGGCTGGCGGGGGAGGGGAAACTCGCCCCGCACCTGTCCGTTGACGCCGCGACCGACCTGCTGTGGGCGCTCATGTCGCTCGACCTGCTCGACCGTCTCGCTCACCAACGACGTTGGTCGAACAAACGACTGACGGAACAGCTCACCGCCATGTTCATCGCCACCTTTGTCGCACCGTCGTGA
- a CDS encoding FAD-binding oxidoreductase → MSKGISRRTFIGAAGVGVVGASAWAIGDLVTTHASTAVSDDLHAIVRGQVSLPEDPGFAGASRPWSTAITQQVRAVVELADAEDATALVRYARRAGLTLSVQPNGHGASNDLNGVILVRTSKLDTVQVDPAARTARVGAGVPWGRVLAEAGPHGLTGLAGSSAVVNVTGFCLGGGLSWFGRKHGWAADSVTAFDIVDPDGHPDRITATSDPDLFWAMRGGGGDFALVTAVEFDLHPAPAVFGGTMVWPGTVAPAVMAAFRDVTANAPDELTVWFQQFQPPGSPTPLTSVMVAYLGDEASGRALLSRFDSIPGTIQDTRRMVAIADLGGIASEPIDPSPEMFVSELLSGIDDRTADALLQPITPLLAMEIRHLGGAFSGPSDSAAGQLTAAYCLIAIGMVTTPESKAAIQARRQQYRDALRPVLADRSPFTFLTPGDTAARAFPPATLTRLRAIKHSRDPHTVIRANYPVLA, encoded by the coding sequence TTGAGCAAGGGAATCAGTCGCCGAACGTTCATCGGCGCGGCAGGTGTGGGCGTCGTCGGCGCGTCGGCCTGGGCGATCGGCGATCTTGTCACGACACATGCGTCGACAGCGGTCAGCGATGATCTGCACGCGATCGTGCGAGGCCAGGTGTCGCTGCCGGAAGACCCGGGGTTCGCGGGGGCGAGCCGGCCGTGGAGTACCGCCATCACGCAGCAGGTACGCGCGGTGGTGGAGCTCGCCGACGCCGAGGATGCCACCGCGCTGGTGCGCTACGCCCGCCGCGCCGGACTGACACTGTCGGTCCAACCCAACGGTCACGGCGCCAGCAACGACCTCAACGGCGTAATCCTCGTGCGCACAAGCAAACTCGACACAGTCCAGGTAGACCCCGCCGCGCGCACCGCACGCGTCGGCGCTGGCGTGCCATGGGGTCGCGTACTCGCCGAAGCCGGACCACACGGATTGACCGGGCTGGCGGGCAGTTCAGCGGTGGTCAACGTGACCGGGTTCTGTCTCGGCGGTGGATTGAGCTGGTTCGGGCGCAAACATGGGTGGGCTGCCGATAGCGTCACCGCTTTCGACATTGTCGACCCCGACGGTCACCCCGACCGGATCACCGCCACCTCCGACCCGGACCTGTTCTGGGCAATGCGCGGCGGCGGTGGCGATTTCGCCCTCGTCACCGCGGTCGAGTTCGATCTGCACCCGGCACCAGCGGTTTTCGGCGGGACAATGGTGTGGCCGGGGACCGTCGCGCCCGCGGTCATGGCGGCCTTCCGGGACGTGACCGCGAACGCGCCCGATGAATTGACGGTGTGGTTTCAGCAGTTTCAGCCTCCGGGATCGCCCACTCCGCTCACCAGCGTCATGGTCGCTTATCTGGGCGACGAGGCCAGCGGGCGGGCATTGCTGTCACGGTTCGACTCGATTCCGGGCACGATCCAAGACACCCGCCGCATGGTGGCGATCGCCGACCTCGGCGGAATCGCTTCCGAGCCAATCGATCCCAGTCCGGAAATGTTTGTTTCGGAGCTACTGAGCGGTATCGACGACCGCACCGCCGACGCGCTGCTACAGCCGATAACACCGTTGCTCGCGATGGAGATCCGGCACCTCGGCGGCGCGTTTTCCGGACCGTCCGACAGCGCAGCCGGGCAGCTGACGGCTGCCTACTGCCTCATCGCAATCGGAATGGTCACCACGCCGGAATCCAAAGCGGCGATCCAGGCCCGGCGACAGCAGTACCGCGATGCTCTGCGCCCGGTCTTGGCCGACCGGTCGCCGTTCACATTTCTCACTCCGGGAGACACCGCGGCACGCGCTTTCCCGCCCGCCACATTGACCCGCTTACGCGCAATCAAACACAGTCGCGACCCCCACACGGTCATCCGCGCCAACTACCCCGTTCTGGCCTGA
- a CDS encoding DUF6301 family protein, with protein sequence MHVDTRGAIEIARLGARFDWRWTLEDVARFCAAVGWHASEQWDVFGRFVTNLSIDDPTARFSVYEGELDHPLIPGETVEYLLACVTDTVDDDDPALPHIVIDAFAELSHKLSSFTLGPPSSYRPGEMPCVSWEFPAVVATLLSLREFLVLKFENPAYREWIDQLDEDDHDGPELEILDPGTSWSSFSATLSKTLVDLPSEAVINVSSSNLRFLQIAYWHREADGQSADGFELRCNIDADPSADGRHLNRPEIAAGLASSGWQRIENRHGNFWRLQIDWPARYDDICAVVEKIGVALRDYFNIESPSQLQLELIY encoded by the coding sequence ATGCATGTCGACACACGTGGTGCCATCGAAATCGCGCGACTCGGAGCGCGTTTCGATTGGCGATGGACTTTGGAGGATGTCGCAAGATTCTGCGCGGCCGTCGGCTGGCATGCGAGCGAACAATGGGACGTGTTCGGTCGCTTCGTCACGAACCTGAGTATCGACGATCCCACGGCTCGATTTTCGGTATACGAAGGTGAGCTAGACCACCCCCTTATTCCCGGGGAAACCGTTGAGTACCTGCTCGCATGCGTTACCGATACGGTCGACGATGATGATCCGGCGTTACCGCACATAGTGATCGATGCATTCGCGGAGCTGAGTCACAAACTATCGTCGTTTACGCTGGGGCCGCCCTCGTCTTACAGGCCCGGTGAAATGCCTTGTGTGAGTTGGGAATTTCCAGCAGTTGTCGCGACATTGCTGTCGCTACGCGAGTTTTTGGTGTTGAAGTTCGAGAACCCAGCGTATCGGGAGTGGATCGACCAGCTCGACGAGGATGACCATGACGGTCCCGAGTTGGAAATACTGGATCCCGGCACGAGCTGGTCGAGTTTCTCTGCGACTCTTTCGAAGACATTGGTTGATCTACCTTCGGAAGCCGTGATCAATGTGAGCAGCAGCAACCTGAGATTCCTACAAATTGCGTACTGGCATCGAGAGGCCGACGGTCAGTCAGCGGATGGCTTCGAATTGCGCTGCAACATCGACGCAGATCCGTCCGCTGACGGAAGACACCTGAATCGTCCTGAAATAGCAGCAGGCCTGGCAAGTTCCGGTTGGCAAAGGATCGAGAATCGGCACGGAAACTTCTGGCGGCTCCAGATCGATTGGCCGGCACGCTACGACGACATATGCGCCGTTGTCGAAAAAATTGGCGTGGCGCTACGAGATTATTTCAACATCGAGAGCCCGTCTCAACTCCAGTTGGAATTGATCTATTAG
- a CDS encoding TetR/AcrR family transcriptional regulator: MHPSNPQSLQRRRGAVLEEALLDAAWAVLREHGYAGFTLEAVAGRAGTSRPVLARRWSSRRELLHATITHASARRPIATPQTGTLRGDLIALLGEVNNSRIDLATVMGVQLGGYYQETGETLADLREISLRGQKAVLDDILAAAIERGEIDPAKLTPRLRTLPADLLRHHVFMTLQPMPDADIEDIIDSIFLPLIRPTP; this comes from the coding sequence GTGCATCCTAGTAACCCTCAATCACTCCAACGCCGCCGCGGCGCGGTCCTGGAGGAAGCGCTGCTCGACGCCGCCTGGGCCGTACTGCGCGAGCACGGATACGCCGGATTCACCCTCGAAGCTGTCGCCGGCCGGGCGGGCACCAGCCGCCCGGTGCTCGCGCGCCGCTGGAGCAGTCGCCGCGAACTGCTGCACGCCACCATCACGCATGCGAGTGCTCGGCGACCGATCGCGACGCCACAAACCGGAACCCTGCGCGGGGATCTCATCGCATTGCTGGGTGAGGTCAATAACTCCCGCATCGATCTCGCCACGGTGATGGGCGTCCAACTCGGCGGCTACTACCAGGAAACCGGCGAGACCCTCGCCGACCTCCGCGAAATCTCGCTCCGTGGCCAGAAGGCGGTCCTCGACGACATCCTGGCGGCGGCCATCGAACGCGGCGAGATCGACCCCGCCAAACTCACCCCCAGGCTGCGAACCCTCCCCGCGGACCTACTCCGCCACCATGTCTTCATGACGCTGCAACCCATGCCGGACGCAGACATCGAAGACATCATCGACAGCATCTTCCTCCCCTTGATCCGACCCACACCATAA
- a CDS encoding FAD-dependent oxidoreductase, producing the protein MNTHDAIMTEVLVIGAGPVGLTLACDLARRGVACHLIERDAAASRASKAKGIQSRSLEVLDDLGAVDHVVRYGVANLPVRFHDPSGGVADRPPVTVPARADFRTPYLDMLWIGQFDVEHALRERLHELGGAVEYGAEAIGLVQDSDRVSVTVRTAAGERTICARYAVGTDGGKSTIRRLIGLPLEGETREYERWYLGDVTVDGLPRDRIHVWTSSAGMLVLTPLPHSDIWQLQNRIPDDAEPAEPSLELYQQLLDDRNAGITLTRATWLSIYRVNVRMVSDYRRGRVLLAGDAAHVHSPAGGQGMNTGIQDAYNLGWKLGAVIAGAPDELLESYAAERIPVARTVLELSTERLDRVVDGANGDMGEVAAAMAELADAELTTGLGIRYGDESASRAAGHPIAGDRAPNITGLRGPGGAVDLFDLTRGPQWTLLAFDIDGSSMTLVDSIESADLRAYRITTTPGDGMFDGDGEFERVYTPEPGELILIRPDGYLAARGTGAEDALSEQLQPLHSPLG; encoded by the coding sequence GTGAACACACACGACGCGATCATGACCGAAGTGCTCGTCATCGGCGCCGGCCCGGTGGGACTCACGCTGGCGTGCGATCTCGCCCGCCGTGGCGTCGCCTGCCATCTCATCGAGCGGGATGCGGCTGCCAGTCGTGCGTCCAAGGCCAAGGGGATTCAGTCGCGGTCCCTGGAGGTGCTCGACGATCTCGGCGCCGTCGACCATGTCGTGCGGTACGGCGTCGCGAATCTGCCTGTGCGCTTTCACGATCCGTCCGGCGGCGTCGCGGATCGGCCGCCGGTCACGGTCCCGGCCAGGGCCGACTTCCGCACCCCCTACCTCGACATGCTCTGGATCGGGCAGTTCGATGTGGAGCACGCGCTGCGCGAGCGGCTCCACGAACTCGGCGGTGCGGTGGAGTACGGCGCGGAAGCCATTGGTCTGGTGCAGGATTCGGACCGAGTCTCGGTGACCGTGCGGACCGCGGCGGGCGAGCGCACAATCTGCGCGCGCTATGCCGTGGGCACCGATGGCGGCAAGAGCACGATCCGCCGTCTGATCGGTCTCCCGCTGGAGGGCGAGACCCGCGAGTACGAGCGCTGGTACCTCGGTGATGTCACCGTCGACGGCCTGCCCCGCGACCGCATCCACGTCTGGACCTCCAGCGCCGGAATGCTCGTCCTCACGCCGCTCCCCCACAGCGATATCTGGCAGCTCCAGAACCGTATCCCGGACGATGCGGAACCGGCCGAGCCGTCCCTCGAGCTCTACCAGCAACTGCTCGACGACCGGAACGCCGGTATCACGCTGACCCGCGCGACCTGGTTGTCGATCTATCGCGTGAATGTGCGCATGGTGTCCGACTATCGTCGCGGTCGGGTGCTGCTCGCCGGCGATGCCGCGCATGTGCATTCGCCCGCCGGCGGACAGGGCATGAACACCGGCATTCAGGACGCCTACAACCTCGGCTGGAAGTTGGGCGCGGTCATCGCGGGTGCGCCCGACGAATTGCTGGAAAGCTATGCCGCGGAACGCATCCCCGTAGCCCGGACGGTACTGGAACTGAGCACCGAGCGGCTGGACCGCGTGGTCGACGGCGCGAATGGCGATATGGGTGAAGTGGCCGCCGCGATGGCCGAGCTCGCCGACGCCGAGCTGACCACGGGCCTCGGCATCCGCTACGGCGACGAGTCGGCCTCACGCGCTGCGGGCCACCCGATCGCCGGCGACCGGGCGCCGAACATTACCGGTCTGCGCGGTCCCGGCGGCGCTGTCGACCTGTTCGACCTCACCCGTGGTCCGCAGTGGACCCTCCTGGCCTTCGATATCGACGGCAGCTCAATGACTCTCGTCGACAGCATCGAATCGGCCGATCTGCGCGCGTACCGGATCACCACCACCCCCGGCGACGGAATGTTCGACGGCGACGGCGAATTCGAGCGCGTCTACACCCCCGAGCCGGGCGAACTGATTCTCATTCGCCCGGACGGCTACCTCGCCGCGCGCGGGACCGGGGCGGAAGACGCCCTGTCCGAACAACTACAGCCGCTGCATTCACCGCTGGGCTGA
- a CDS encoding TIGR03621 family F420-dependent LLM class oxidoreductase, with translation MSTKDIRFGVNLSSTGGREAWQRTARHAEELGYDVLLAPDHLGRLTPLPALVSVAAVTSRAKLGTFVLNTGFYRPALLARDVAGLHELTDGRFELGLGAGYVAEEFEAAGLQFPSARQRVEQLEQTVSEVSKALSEAGHRVPVMIAGQGDRLLTVAARHADIINISLSTSATPEQPDPLAGRIELIRRVAGDRIADIELSLVLPMVHIGGVDDIDLSLLRRIHPGLSDEEILCLPGVVHGAATDIANTLRHYRDTYGITYFVTMGIGENLTSLGRVISEFR, from the coding sequence ATGAGTACCAAGGATATTCGGTTCGGCGTCAACCTGAGTTCGACCGGGGGCCGTGAGGCGTGGCAGAGGACCGCGCGGCATGCCGAGGAGCTGGGGTACGACGTTCTACTTGCCCCCGACCATCTCGGCAGGCTCACACCGCTCCCCGCGCTGGTATCCGTCGCGGCGGTCACCAGCCGCGCGAAGTTGGGCACGTTCGTTCTCAATACCGGTTTCTACCGGCCCGCGCTGCTGGCCCGAGATGTCGCCGGATTGCACGAACTCACCGACGGGCGTTTCGAACTCGGTCTCGGCGCGGGGTATGTCGCCGAGGAGTTCGAGGCTGCCGGGCTGCAGTTCCCGAGCGCACGCCAGCGGGTCGAGCAGCTCGAGCAAACGGTGAGCGAGGTCAGCAAGGCACTGAGCGAGGCCGGGCACCGGGTGCCGGTGATGATCGCCGGTCAGGGCGACCGGCTGCTCACCGTGGCGGCGCGACATGCCGACATCATCAATATCTCCCTCAGCACGAGCGCCACCCCCGAACAACCCGATCCACTCGCCGGGCGGATCGAGCTCATCCGCCGCGTGGCCGGCGATCGTATCGCCGATATCGAACTGTCCCTTGTCCTGCCGATGGTCCATATCGGCGGGGTCGACGACATCGATCTGTCCCTGCTCCGACGAATCCACCCCGGCCTGTCCGATGAGGAAATCCTGTGCCTGCCCGGCGTCGTCCACGGCGCCGCCACCGATATCGCGAACACGCTGCGCCACTACCGCGACACCTATGGCATCACCTACTTCGTCACCATGGGCATCGGGGAAAATCTGACCTCACTCGGCCGCGTCATCAGCGAATTCCGCTGA
- a CDS encoding TY-Chap domain-containing protein, giving the protein MARDAQEMWPSVAAESWQWFAEELTWLLFTLPASGRVALDGNNIRYARFGWSHDGLRCELVSGSRQFSPQGCDFLRANGWTAPTADHPETWAQLLSWPIRHDAYNSLVNAVTAVLRSEFGLGLAVETAAVGWVDGTDEELDTGGLAGLLSREDLNEQGPQRISEFLQARRADIAAKVTFARQTHEARMDAALRYCTHQGYQVLSGGDKTWPVRDRTADIIALAEPDLLVVIDVYLDIESMADYPSLQVDAAEMEYGQLFAIVEADPDLAARRPDVREGVAAGRIQVQYVRMNIDEDWDCQVATYPPACAAGSETPDGPWYPLLKPADWEQRHRITHWATTAGTVPIIVLAVDTDSGYQVEGFGDDVDSDALLAEAMANLAALEYDWEVSELHSLPIATSSGEDFSAEKVLDPQHMLLAHQALGTDKLLVAVPRRTCLMAVPFDLEPQQIMLFQHLVRATYEDDSYGNAPITSGAYIVENGRAKSFLANL; this is encoded by the coding sequence ATGGCGCGCGACGCGCAGGAGATGTGGCCGAGTGTGGCCGCAGAGTCGTGGCAGTGGTTCGCCGAGGAACTGACGTGGCTGCTCTTTACGCTGCCGGCCTCCGGACGGGTGGCGTTGGACGGCAACAACATTCGGTATGCCCGGTTCGGCTGGAGTCATGACGGTTTGCGATGTGAACTGGTCAGCGGCTCGCGTCAATTTTCTCCCCAGGGCTGCGACTTCCTCCGGGCGAACGGATGGACGGCCCCCACGGCTGATCACCCCGAGACCTGGGCCCAGCTCTTGTCGTGGCCGATCCGACACGATGCATACAACAGCCTGGTGAACGCAGTGACGGCGGTGCTCCGCAGCGAATTCGGGTTGGGGCTCGCCGTCGAAACCGCAGCCGTGGGCTGGGTCGACGGTACAGATGAAGAGCTCGACACCGGCGGACTGGCGGGCTTGCTCAGTCGCGAAGATTTGAACGAGCAAGGGCCGCAGCGAATCAGCGAGTTTCTCCAGGCGCGCCGCGCAGACATCGCCGCCAAGGTCACGTTCGCGAGGCAGACGCACGAAGCACGTATGGACGCAGCCCTGCGCTACTGCACCCACCAGGGGTATCAGGTTCTGTCCGGCGGTGACAAGACCTGGCCGGTGCGTGATCGGACCGCCGACATCATCGCCCTCGCCGAACCCGATTTGCTGGTGGTGATCGATGTGTATCTCGACATCGAGTCGATGGCGGACTATCCGTCGTTGCAGGTGGATGCCGCCGAGATGGAATACGGGCAACTGTTCGCCATAGTCGAGGCTGATCCCGATCTTGCCGCACGACGGCCCGACGTGCGGGAAGGCGTGGCGGCGGGCCGAATTCAGGTTCAGTACGTGCGCATGAATATCGACGAAGACTGGGACTGTCAGGTCGCGACGTATCCGCCCGCCTGCGCCGCCGGGTCGGAGACGCCGGACGGCCCGTGGTACCCGCTGCTGAAGCCCGCCGACTGGGAACAACGCCACCGGATTACCCATTGGGCCACCACGGCGGGCACCGTCCCGATCATCGTGCTTGCCGTCGACACCGACTCCGGCTACCAGGTGGAGGGTTTCGGCGACGACGTCGACAGCGATGCGCTGCTAGCCGAAGCGATGGCGAATCTTGCTGCCCTGGAATACGACTGGGAGGTGTCGGAACTCCACAGCCTTCCGATCGCCACGTCCTCCGGTGAGGACTTCTCGGCCGAGAAGGTACTCGACCCGCAGCACATGCTCCTTGCCCATCAGGCTTTGGGTACGGACAAACTCTTGGTCGCCGTCCCGCGTCGAACCTGCCTGATGGCAGTTCCTTTCGACCTCGAGCCGCAACAGATCATGCTTTTCCAGCACCTTGTCCGGGCCACCTATGAAGACGATTCCTACGGCAACGCCCCCATCACGAGTGGCGCCTACATCGTCGAAAACGGTCGTGCGAAGAGTTTCTTGGCGAACTTGTAA